The genomic segment AAAGCCACGGGGGGACCTCCTGAGACGGGAAGTTACTGGCGAGTAGCATAGCGCCCGTCGATTCCAGGGAGGCGACGACGTTGACGCGACAGCAGATCCGCCCGGCCGTCCCCGCGAAGCGTGCCGCTACGCCGCGCGGCGGCCGCCTCCCGCGCAACGCCCGCCGGGCACAGCTGCTCGACGCCGCGCTCGACGTGTTCGTGGCCCAGGGCTTCCACGCGGCGTCCATGGACGACATCGCCGACCACGCCGGGATCAGCAAACCCGTTCTCTACCAGCACTTCCCGAGCAAGCTCGACCTCTACCTCGCGCTGCTCGACGCGCAGGTCGAGGACCTCGTCGGCCGCATCCGCGCGACGCTCGACGCCACGACCGACAACCGCGAACGCGTCCGCGGCGCCATCACGACGTACTTCGACTTCGTCGAGAGCAAGGGCGCGGCGTACCGGCTGGTGTTCGAGAGCGACCTGCGCAACGAGCCCACCGTCCGCGACCGCATCGAGACCGCGCTCGACTCCTGCGTCGAGGCCATCGCCGACACGATCGCCAAGGACACCGGCGTCGGCGCGGCCGAGGCGCGAATGCTCTCGGTCGGCCTCACCGGCCTCGCCGAGGTGTCGGCGCGCTGGTGGCTCGCGTCCGGCGACACCGTGCCCAAGGAGCGCGCGGTCGAGCTGCTCGTCTCGCTCGCCTGGCGCGGGCTGTCGAGGGGCCCGCGTACGCCCTGAGCGGACCGGGGCGCCGTACGCCCGCCGTATCGACTAGCCTCGGACACGAAGGCGCAACGACGACGCGGAGGTACGGCGTGGAGGTCAAGATCGGTGTGGTGTACGCACCCCGCGAGCTCGTCGTGGAGACCGAGCTGTCCCCCGAGGACGTCGAGAAGGCGCTCGGCAAGGCGCTCGTGGACGGCGGCATCTTCAGCCTCGTCGACGAGAAGGGGCACCGGGTCGTCGTCGCGGTCGACAAGATCGCGTACCTCGAGATCGCGAAGCCCGACGACCGCAAGGTCGGCTTCGGGCGCCTCTAGTTAGCAGAGTGTTACCCCGGCGCTGAGTCAGCGTCCGATTGCGTGGGCACAACCCCTCCAGACGCGAACCACTCGACCTGGAGGCACAGTGCTCACCTTTCTCGGATTCCTGCTGATGGGTCTGGTCATCGGCCTGCTCGCCAGGCTGCTGCTGCCCGGCCGCGACCCGATGAGCCTGCCCATGACGCTGCTCCTCGGCGTCGTCGGCTCGATCCTCGGCGGCGTGATCGGCAAGTACGTCTTCGACAACGACGGCGGCGGCTTCCTGCTCGCGCTCGTCACGACGATCGTGCTGCTGCTGATCCTCCGCAAGACGACGAGCCGGCGCGGCACGATCTAGCGCCAGAACGTACGAGAGCCGGCGTCCCCGCACAGGGGCGCCGGCTCCTCGTCGTTTCAGGCCTAGGTGTAGTCGCGGTGGTACTGCACCTCGCCGGCGTCGTTGACGGCGAGGATCGAGCAGCGGCGCAGGTTGGTGGCGCGGCGGTTGGGCTGGTCGTACGACAGCAGCCACTCCACCGACACGGCGTCGCCGCCGTCGATGACGCGCGTCTCGGTGATCTCGATGTTGGGACGCGCGGTCAGGAAGTCGTCGAGGTAGCCGCGGATCATCTCCCGGCCCTCGTGCGGCGGGTTGAGCGCCTCGAGGTAGACGCCGTCCTCGGCGTACACGTCGAGGAGCGACTCGGCGTCGGCCGTGACCCACGCCTCGCGGACCTTCTTCCACGCGTCGTACGCGCGCCCCATGCCGTCCCTCTCCACGCTGTCGCCGGTCGCGGCGATGCTATCGAACGTCGGGCCGTTATCCCGAAAGCCCGAGCGCGGCCATGCGCTCGCTGTGCCGATCCGTGATCCGCGCGAGCATCCTGCCGATCTCCGCGAGGTCGCCGCTCTCGACGATGAGGTTGGCCAGGGCGTCGCGGCGTACGGCCACCTTCTGGGCCTGCGTGAGCGCCTCGCCGACCAGCCTGCGGGCCCACAGCGCGAGCCGCCCCGCGATCGCCGGGTCGGCCTCGATGGCCGCCCTGACCCGGTCCACGGCGAACGACGAGTGCCCCGTGTCGGCCAGCACGTCGAGCACGAAGTCGCGCGTGTCAGGGTCCAGCACGGTCGCGACCTCGCGGTAGAAGTCGGCCGCGAGCCCGTCGCCGACGTACGCCTTGATCAGCCCCTCGTACCAGTCGCTCGGCGCCGTCATCTCGTGGAACTCGTCGAGCGCGTCCACGAACGGCGCCATCGCCTCGTCGGCGTCGACGCCCATCTTCGCGAGGCGTTCGACCGAGCGCTCGTAGTGGTGGAACTCCGCCACCGCCATCCCGGCGAGCTGCGCCTTGTCGGTCAGCGTGGGGGCGAGCGCGGAGTCGGCGGCGAGGCGTTCGAACGCCGTCAGCTCGCCGTACGCCAGCGCGCCGAGCAGCTCGACGACCGCTTCGCGGTTGGTGTCATCCACGCTCCGGAGGCTACCCGGGTCAGCAGGCCACGGCGGCCAGCGACGAGTCGTACGTCCCGAAGCAGCTCGGCGACCCGATCGGCGACCCGTCCACGCGCGAGTGCGCGACCTTCAGCGTGCCGGCCCCCTCGCGGAACAGCGCACCCTGCGCGGTGCCGTGCGCGAAGTCGACGACCCCGGTGTTGTACGCCCACAGCGCGTACGGCGACGCGCCGGTCCCGACGGCGTCGACGCCCCGCGCGCGGATCGTGCCGCCGGTGGCGGCGTACATGCCGCGCCCGCTGCCGCTGGAGCTGTCGCCCGTCATGGACGAGTCCTCCATCGTCACCGTTGCGCCGCTGAACGCCAGCAGCCCGAACGTCTCCCCGGCGGCCTGCGTGGCCGTCGCCGTGACCTCGACGACCCTGGCCGAGAGGGTGCCGACGGCCCACAGCGCGGCGACCCAGCCGGTGCCGGTGTGCGAGCTCGTCACGGACAGCCGCGCGAGGGTGGCGTTGTCGGCGAGGTTGACGAGGCCGCCGGAGAAGCTCGTGTACGTCCCTGTGAGGACGGTCGCGCCGCGGCCCGCGCCGACGATCGAGACGTGCGGCTTCATGGACAGCGGGTTCGTGCCGAGGTCGTACGTCCCCGGGGCGAGCGAGATGACGTACGGCTTCGTCGCGGTGGCGTCGGTGATCGCGTTCACCGCGGACCGCAGGGCGGTGCCGTTGGTCGCCGGCGCCTGGTCGCCGCGGATCGGGACGACCGTCGGCCCGTGAGCGGCGCTGAAGACGGTGCCGGCCAGCGTGAGGCCGCTGCCCGCCGTGTACGTCGTGTTCGTGTCGGTGTCCGTGTCGACGTCGGCCGCGCAGGTGGGCGCGCCGTTCGCGGCGATCGCCCTGAGGTACTGGCCCGCGGGACAGGTGTACGCGTTCGGGGCGCTGCGGTCCGCGCTGATCGTCGTGCCGCTCATGAGGAGGCCGGTGCCCGCGGTGTACGTCGTGTTGGCGTCGGTCGCGCACGTCGGCGTGCCGTCGGCCGCCGCCGCGCGCAGGTACTGCCCCACGCCGCAGGTGAACGCGTTGACCGCGCTGCGTCCCTGCTGCGCCGAGAACACGCCGTTGGACAGCAGCAGGCCGAACCCCGCGCTGTAGGTCGTGTTCGCGTCGGCGTCGCAGGTCGGCGTGCCGTCGGCGGCCACGACCCTGAGGTACGTCCCCGGCGCGCAGGTGAAGGCGTTCTGCACGCTGCGCCGCTGGTCCGCCGAGAACGTCGTGCCGTCGAGCGTCAGGCCGGGGCCCGCGTCGTACGTCGTGTCCGTGTCCGTGTCGGTGTCGGTGCCGCAGGTCGGGGCGCCGTCCGCCGCGACCGCGCGGAGGTACTCGCCCACGCCGCAGGTGAACGCGCCTGACGCGCTGCGCCCCTGCTGCGCGGACAGCACGCCGTTGTCGAGCAGCAGCCCGGCCCCGACGCTCTGGACCGGCCCGGACGCGTCCTGCACGCAGGTCGCCGCGCCGTCCGCGGCCACCGCCTGGATCAGCGAGCCGGACGGGCAGGCGAACGCGTCCGCGGCGGTCCGCCCCTGCGCCTGCGTCTTGAGGAGGTACCTGTCGTCGTGCGCGTGGCTGACGTAGTAGCCCGCGATGTCCATGATCGCGTGCGACGTCGAGGACGCGAAGACGTTCACCTGGCCGCCGGTGCCCACCTTGACCGTGGCGACGTTCTCCGTGACCTGGCCCACGACGAACGTCACCGTGGCGATGCCGGTGGGCCGTGTCGTGCCCGTCGGGTAGACGTTGAGGAAGCCCGCGGCCGCCGGCTTGTACGCGGCCAGGTTCACGACGACGGCCAGCGCGTCGGCGGGGACGCCGGCCACGCCGGTCACCTTCACCGCGCGCGGTGACGTCGGGGTGATCCGCGCGCCGCTCGTTGTGTTGAGCAGCCGCTTCTGCGTCACCGGCACGAACACCGCGCGATCGCCGGTGGACACCGGCGTGACGGTCGTCGCCGCCGTGGCGCTCTTGGTGGTGGACGGCGCGGCGACCACCGCGCGGGAGCCGGCCGCGACGGCGGCGAGGGCGACGACAGCGGTGGCGGGCAGCATGAACCGCCGGAGAGCCAGGGGCATCTTCAGGACTCCTCGTCGAAGGTCCGGACAGACTAGGGCGGCCGCGTCGCCCCGCGGGCCCGTTCTCCGCAGATTCCGGGTACGTCCCCGATGCCCGTTTCGCCCGTACGCGGCCCGCGGGTCGCGTACACTCGCCGACAGAACGAAGTGCCGTCACGTCGTGCCGGTGCTGAGCGGCCTGGAGACGGTCGCTCTCCTACGCCGCTCGACCAGGCCCGCGCGCGCCCCGGAGATCACCGGGCAGCTGCCAGCGGCAGGCCACGGATCGAGCCGATCGAAAGGCTCTCCCCTGTCCACGTTCGAAGAGCTCGGGGCCTCCCCCGAGACCGTCGGCGCGCTGAAGGCGCTCGGCATCGAGACCGCGTTCCCCATCCAAGAGCTGACCATCCCCATCGCGCTGACCGGCGCCGACCTCATCGGCCAGGCGCGTACCGGCACGGGCAAGACGCTGGCGTTCGGCGTGCCGCTGCTCGACCGCATCGAGCTCGGCCGCGGCGTCGTCCAGGCGCTCGTCGTCGTCCCGACCCGCGAGCTGTGCATCCAGGTCGCCGGTGACCTCGAACGCGTCGGCAAGGACCGTTCCGTGCGGGTCACCGCGATCTACGGCGGGCGGGCGTTCGAGCCGCAGCTCGAGGCCCTCCGCAAGGGCGTCGACGTCGTCGTCGGCACCCCTGGCCGGCTGCTCGACCTCGCGCGCCAGGGCCACCTCAAGCTCGGCGACGTCCGCATCCTCGTCCTCGACGAGGCCGACGAGATGCTCGACCTCGGCTTCCTGCCGGACGTCGAGAAGATCATGTCGCTCTCGCCCGACCCGTCGCGCCAGACGCTGCTGTTCTCGGCTACGATGCCGGGCCCGATCATCACGCTCGCCCGCCGCTTCCTGAAGACGCCCATGCACATCCGGGCGGAGGAGGCGCACGAGGAGCAGACCGTTCCGACGACGCAGCAGCACGTCTTCCGCGCGCACGCGCTCGACAAGGTCGAGATGCTCGCCCGCCTGCTCCAGGCGGAGGAACGCGGCCTGACGATGGTGTTCTGCCGTACGAAGCGCGGCTGCGACAAGGTCGGCGCCGACCTCGTCGAGCGCGGCTTCGCCGCCGGCGCCGTCCACGGCGACC from the Frankiaceae bacterium genome contains:
- a CDS encoding DUF3107 domain-containing protein, which translates into the protein MEVKIGVVYAPRELVVETELSPEDVEKALGKALVDGGIFSLVDEKGHRVVVAVDKIAYLEIAKPDDRKVGFGRL
- a CDS encoding ferritin-like fold-containing protein, whose product is MDDTNREAVVELLGALAYGELTAFERLAADSALAPTLTDKAQLAGMAVAEFHHYERSVERLAKMGVDADEAMAPFVDALDEFHEMTAPSDWYEGLIKAYVGDGLAADFYREVATVLDPDTRDFVLDVLADTGHSSFAVDRVRAAIEADPAIAGRLALWARRLVGEALTQAQKVAVRRDALANLIVESGDLAEIGRMLARITDRHSERMAALGLSG
- a CDS encoding nuclear transport factor 2 family protein, which gives rise to MGRAYDAWKKVREAWVTADAESLLDVYAEDGVYLEALNPPHEGREMIRGYLDDFLTARPNIEITETRVIDGGDAVSVEWLLSYDQPNRRATNLRRCSILAVNDAGEVQYHRDYT
- a CDS encoding TetR/AcrR family transcriptional regulator: MTRQQIRPAVPAKRAATPRGGRLPRNARRAQLLDAALDVFVAQGFHAASMDDIADHAGISKPVLYQHFPSKLDLYLALLDAQVEDLVGRIRATLDATTDNRERVRGAITTYFDFVESKGAAYRLVFESDLRNEPTVRDRIETALDSCVEAIADTIAKDTGVGAAEARMLSVGLTGLAEVSARWWLASGDTVPKERAVELLVSLAWRGLSRGPRTP
- a CDS encoding DEAD/DEAH box helicase, with amino-acid sequence MPVLSGLETVALLRRSTRPARAPEITGQLPAAGHGSSRSKGSPLSTFEELGASPETVGALKALGIETAFPIQELTIPIALTGADLIGQARTGTGKTLAFGVPLLDRIELGRGVVQALVVVPTRELCIQVAGDLERVGKDRSVRVTAIYGGRAFEPQLEALRKGVDVVVGTPGRLLDLARQGHLKLGDVRILVLDEADEMLDLGFLPDVEKIMSLSPDPSRQTLLFSATMPGPIITLARRFLKTPMHIRAEEAHEEQTVPTTQQHVFRAHALDKVEMLARLLQAEERGLTMVFCRTKRGCDKVGADLVERGFAAGAVHGDLAQGAREQVLRAFRSGKIDVLVATDVAARGIDISGVTHVVNYQCPDDEKTYLHRIGRTGRAGESGVAVTFVDWDDLPKWAAINTALSLPFPDPPETYSSSQWFYDALDIPKEAKGVLPRAQRTRAGLAAEELEDVGETGRKRKPRAATTAPASRQEDGDPLSRVPPRTKARRRVRKVEGGEVTVTAPAAPVAAGEGEAPKRRRRRGGRGRGGGGGGTAVAEA
- a CDS encoding GlsB/YeaQ/YmgE family stress response membrane protein, producing MGLVIGLLARLLLPGRDPMSLPMTLLLGVVGSILGGVIGKYVFDNDGGGFLLALVTTIVLLLILRKTTSRRGTI